TAATCCAGCGCCTTTTCAACGTATCAAGAATCACCAGACTGGTCTCGGCAAATGGCCGGATTCCTTCTCCGCAGCCGGCCGTGAGTGCCGCCGCTCTCAATCTTCACGGAATGCCGAACGAACTGGCACTTGATCCGGGAGATAAAGGATTGTTCAGGCGATACTTTTACTCCCACTCGGCGGCTGCTTCGCCTCCGAAAATACGGTTCTTTCCCACCGGAGAGAAGCTCCTGGAGAAGCTTCGGGGGATGGATGTTGCGAGAGAGAGGATCAGGCTTGATGACCTTCGGCCGCCGTTGGCGGAGGAGGAGGAGCCGGGGGAGGTGACGGTGGAGGATGCAAGGAAGATTCTTTTGCTGTCGCAGCTAGAAATGGTGAAGTCGAGGCTGCGGCAGATTGAGAATAGCTGTGTTTCTTATTCGGAATTCTTGCAGATTTGTGTTAAGGAAGCATCGAATGAGGAACAGGGGATTGAGTTTTCTAAACTGTTGGATAAATCTGGGGCTGTTATTGTTCTTGGAAACACAGTGTTCCTCAGGCCTCAACAGGTTGGTTCTCCTTATTTTTTACGCATAAATCTGTCCAATGTTGAATTTTCTCGATCTTCCATGATTTGGTGTCGGCTCAGAGGAATGgatttggattaaaaaaatttagttcTTGTTTATTGGCTTTTATAAAATACTGACaagcatttttttttattgtgtgTGATGTGTTTGTTCCACAGGAAAACGAAACAACGTTTCGCACCCAGAAATCGTGCATCCGCACCTTATGCTTTGGATTTATCACAAATACATAGTCCCTTCAAAAAAAGACAAACTTTATACAAATATACCTATAGATTTTTATTCTTGAGACAGAAATATTATATCtatatttatgataaaaaattaatatttttaccataaaaattaatattttaacataaaatataatatttttcattgataaaCTAAATAGAATAAAAATCTTACAAAATTGATAAGAAAATTTTGCCCAATAATACAGGGAAGTTGTGAAAATGGAGACAttaattttttcctttttccgaGTGGAAGAGTAGATCCATACAGATAACAAGTTGCGATTTGTTTTACTATATTTCAgggaaaatttttaaaatttgatttttttgttaatttagGTCAGAGCTGGTAGTGGCCTAATGGGATGGAATAAATCTGGGTGGGGGAGGGGTTATTTGCTCAGCCACTTTTTTGTTagtttttctttgaaatattgGCTGAGAAGGGAGTGAAAGAACACTTACAATTTCCTTTAATTTGTTTTGTGTATAATCTTGTTTCTAAACATAAAATGAGATGCAGAGATTCAATATTTGTAAATGCTTAAAAATGGCCATACAAGTAAAATGTTGTGCCCAACTTTATTTGATAACAGGTGATGAAAGCCATCCAAGGCCTAATCCCTCTCTCCTCACTGCACACTGCCCTCAATGATCCTACAATACTTGAAGAATTTCAAGAAATGGAGCAGCAGAAATCAGCCATCGACAAGAAAGCCGAGGCCCTCGCTAAACGCGAGCTCTGGTGTGGGTTGGGATTTTTGGTTGTCCAAACAGCAGCATTCATGAGACTAACATTCTGGGAACTCACATGGGATGTGATGGAACCTATATGCTTTTATGTCACATCCATGTATTTCATGTGCGGTTACGCCTTCTACTTGAGAACATCAAAGGAGCCCTCTTTCGAAGGGTTCTTCCAGAGCCGGTTTAACACGAAGCAAAAGCGTTTGATGAAGTTGCGGAATTTCGATTCAGAGAGGTATAATGAGTTGAAGAAAGCTTGTTATTCCGATTCACTTGCACCCCAAGAAAGGGATATGTCGTTTGGTTCATCACTTCTTGATCGTCCTCGGGGAACTTAACATTTTAGACATTGTATGATTAACATGAACTTCgactcttttttttcttttttctttttttctttttataattAGCTTTTATTTAACCTTTAATTTGTTAGAGATGTATTTTCTTGGCGGCTCATTTTGTAACATACAATTTTTTTGAGGCCATTTGGCAATTGCATCGCATTTATTTTACTGTACCTTTCTGGTGGATTATAGTCAAATAATGCAACTAAGCATATGGATCGGGTTCTAACTTAAGCCCAAAGATAGacgggtttttattaaaaataatttaatttttaaaattaatttcaaaaatactttaaaaaaaacGTTTGTAAAACTATCTCAATCCGCGCTTacgaagcgcggacgctgctcacGTGGCGCACCGTCCGAGCTTACGAAGCACGGATGGTGTTTGCGACGGAATTTAGCGACGGACTATATATAGACCCGTCGCTCAAATTGAATCAGCGACGGTTctaaaacaccgtcgctaaatgtgaatcggcgacggttaccTTTGCGACGgttgtaaaaccgtcgctacttgtAGCGAcggataaaaccgtcgctaagtttaGAGTTCGAAATTTCTTACGTTGCAcgctaataatattattaacagCACTGCGAAAaaccatttttgttgtagtgaagacattgaaaaaaaaaaacatacaaaAATTAATCTCGAAATAAGTTTTTTCAGGAACTTCTACTATTCAACCTGGTTTTTTCAGTGAGTCGGGGATGACGGTCTAGGCTGATatattgaatacaaaatctCGCGATATAACAGTAAAATCTTGTGATATAATAGTAAAATCTCGtgatataataattataaatatcgtTATAACAATATATTGGTGGTACATTTAAtattattcataaaaaaatagacTATAATTTATAAGTTAGCAGGATTTTCACACTCCGTCTTTGTCGAAAATCCTGCTGCCTAAACAAACCaaaatcagtcatctctgaCTCACTGAAAAAACCAGGTTGAATAGTAGAAGTTAGGGgtgggaaaaaataccgaaatacAGTAATATCGTGTCGAAAAAAATACCGAACTTACCGAAAATCGggataccgaaaatttcggatTTTCGTTATCGGTATCGccacgaaatattttttttccgtatttcggtatatactgaaataccgaaaataattttttattattattattttttaaatgtaagttcggtataccgaaaaaatgTCTGTATAGCGAAaattttttcggtataccgacattTTTTCGGTATTTTGACAAAATTTTCGGTGTCGGTATGGTACCGGTATGAACTTTTTCATACtgaaaattcggtataccgcaGTATCGATATCGGTATGGAAAAATTCTATACCGATATTTTCGGTACAGTATACGGTACCGTAGTACGGTATACCCCGTACCGTACCAAACCCTAGTAAAAGTATCTGAAAAAACTTATTTCGTATTAATTTTTGTCTGTTTTTTTTCAATatcttcactacaacaaaaatggttTTTCGCAGTGCGCACATTGCATGCTGCAGAGATGCAAGCTGTAAGGTTATCTGCGGCGAGCAAAACCGTCGTTACaatgagcgacggttttgaaaCCGTCGCAAagataaccgtcgccgattcatatttagcgacggtgtgtTAGAACCGTCGCTGATTCAATTTTAGCGACGGGTCTATCTATAGTCTGTCGCTAAATTCCGTCGCAAGCTCCACGTTTGCAGCGTCCGTGGcgcagcgtccgcgcttcgtAAGCGCGGATTGAGGTAGTTTTGCaaacgtttttttttttaaagtatttttgaaattaattttaaaaattatattatttttaataaaaacccaaAGATAGACTAATATTTGAATAAGATTCCAATTTCATCTCATAGATGTATATTTTGAGGTAATCtgttatggcaaaaacttgtgtaagacggtctcataagtcgtattttgtgacactgatattttatttgggtcatacatggaaaaaaacattaatttttctgctaagagtattaatttttatggtgaatatcggtaggattgatccgtctcacagattaaaaatTGTTAGACCGTAACACAAGAGACCTAttcatttattattatatatactaGATAAATAAATATGATTCGTGGATAAGAATTGTGACACGTGATGTATAAACATTTAATATCGTTACACTATTTATTTTCACGGTAAAACCTATTCAGGTTTGGCAACACAAATAGTTAAAGGAGATGTAAAATTATAGAGAATTATGTGATGGAGTAGGGATTGAAAGATTGTAGAAAAAAGAACAAGTTTCTTTCATTTTCTTAGCTCTCGTTGAAATATGTCTGAATTTCCATGAGTTCAATCTACGTACAAAGACTAGAAAACACAATTTTTATAAAATGAAGTCCGAGAAATAAACTACTAATAAGTTAAATAACTTCAATGTCACTTACTCAGATAGACAATTATTCAATTTAATTATTCAATTCACTATTGAGatctaaattaattataaaagttGAAGTCTGTTATACACTTCAAGACTCTCATTTTTTAATGCTTAAACTCTTCAACTTTTAGATaacatatttaaattattttttaactcAAAAGTCGGAGTGTGTTCGTCCGGTGAACCCTGTCACCTCTGATGTTTGTTTGTGGCCTAGAATCTTTACTTGATCCAAGACGTATATAAAAACGAGTCAAAGTCGCAAGTGATAACCCACTaaaattgttttctactaactgCTTGAACTCGTTTaggccatctccaacccataTCCTCTATTTTTCATCCTCTATCCTCTAAAATAGAGATTCACGATCTCTATTTTCAAAAACCTTCTCTAACCCATATCCTCTAAATATTACCAAATACtctatttctttaatttatttcattttcaaccCATTtcctttaaatattaaaaattactgtatttttttaatttatttcattttcaaccTATATCTTttaaatcttaccaaatatttcatTCGACTCGTTTATTATTTAACTAAACTTAATTAATTCGCTAAACATAACACAACTACATGTGTATTCGATTCGTTTATTTAGAACAATACATTTATTTTGTCATCAAATTGCAAACAAAAGACAACATTCATCAAACAGACATAAACGAGTCGAATGAAATATTTGATCaaagaagaaaacaaaatactAAGGATGAACCCTATGTGCGTTGATGAATCAGTCCGTGCATACTTGATcaaagaacaaaaaaaaatttggcaaaAAAGAATGGAGACGGGGGATGGCTCAGACGGAACTTCTACACCATTTAGATAGTTCTTCGGAGGAACTTCACCATCCGGGTCCGACCTTCCACCATACTAGTGTTCTCTCATGATTGCAATGAAATAAGAATGTGTTTATCTTTATTgttgtgtgtgtttttatttttatttttggtgaTATGTTTATCTTTATTGTTGTGTGTTTCTTTATTGTCTACTTTATTAGGCCATCAACAATCATAAAGATATTTCGTACAAATATTTGTGGACCCCTAATCCACATCATCAATCAAATATTTCTCTATTCAAATATCTCATATTTCACAATAAAATATCTCACACCAACCAAATATTTATGAGTCCTATTATtactttaattaatattttattttcatttaaataaaattatttcaccactttaattattttatctattatttagtattatatttttttattaaaatgtaaaattaaaaagtttaaaattatgtataattaataaatattaaataaaaatgaaaaaaaaataaaaaaaaaataccctACTCGACCCAAGCTATCTTGGGTCGAGCAAACTGAGCAAACTCTTCACTTTGCTTGGGTCTCGCCTGGGTCGTGCTTGGGTCGTGctcaaccaaaaaaaaaaacactacaCTCGACCCATCTCGACCCACCACgacccaaaaaataaaatttaaaaaaataacaatatcCGGTTACAAATTTGTAACTGGATATTGTCGTGGCACATCATGGTGTGCAGTGGTGAATATTTAGATGCAATGGATATTTAGATGACGTGGATTGGATTAAAAAATTGGccaaaaaatttgataaaactACAAAGGTTATATTGCAATTTTCATGATGacaattttgtaattaagcTATCCTCCATTTGCCTCCTCTATTTGAACAGTTATACTCCATTTTTAGAGGATTACTATTCCTTCCTCTAAAATGGAGTAGAGGAATGAAGATGGGTTGGAGGAGAATTGATGCTCTATAATGAAGGAATACTCCATTTTGGAGTTGGGTTGGAGATGCTCTTATAAATTAGGTGCAAAACTGATATACGATTACTTAGATTCATTAATGAGCAATATTAAATAATTCGAATAATCACAATTTTTGACTATATATCGAAAAAATAGTTAATTAATGTCGACACTGTCCACTTGGTTAAATGCCACCGCCTCTTTCAAAAACGAGAGAAGTTATAGgttcaaaataataaataattaattttcgaaattgaccGATTCAACTATGGAATATTAGAATaaatcaaaagaaaaatattattcttgTACTAATAATAAAATGCTCAAAAATCTATTAgcttttataatatttattccAACAGAAACAAATATTAGCAAGGTTTCAATATTTTACAAACTTTTAAAACCTTTGTTGCGTTAAAAAAAATCCATTTATCtttttgataaataataaaGTTCACATTTCGGTTGCATAAATTCAACAGATAATAAGGCGCACATGTTTGATGAACCCTATTTCAAAGCTTTCCTGGTATATGTTTCCTCTGAAAATAATAGACCGATTACCCATTTAAATTTGAGTTTAATACATAGCGACATAAATGTAAGGGTTAGTtagaaaaatttcttaaatttaatttattcgattgtttttttttaaatcatgatattcattttttttaatatatagcGACATAAATGTAAGGGTtagacagtctcacggatcgtattttgtgagacggatatcttatttgggtcatctatgaaaaatattattttttatgttaagagtattactttttaatgtGAATGTCGTTAGAGTTAAACCATCTCattgataaagattcgtgaaatcgtctcacaaaaaacttaTTCATATATTTTGTGGCCACCAAGTGTGATCAAAGTCGGACAATATCATTCCACCGCTTATTTTCAAATTCCAATATTCGTGATATTCGTGGAATTTTGTGTTCCCCAAGTGTGTAATTAAGTTTTCTCGGGAAGTGACACTTTCTCGCAACCTCAGCGATTCTACTCAAAtagaattaatatttttaaaaacattaattttttatattaaaaatattatgttttataattattttttatattaaaaatattatgttttataataaatattgaTTAATCTCACGAATACATGGACCACATATATTGTCTCACGAAAACCAACTCTAATTTCAATTCTCACACTTAAAAGCcaactaattaattaaaaattaaatggattaaaataaagaaatattgtaatatttataaattatatacAAATTTAAAACTTATAGTTTATTTTCGAATGAAATGATTAACTGTTCCAAGTTATCTGCTAATACAatgtaataataaaaaaaataaaacataaaaaggATGGCATTGGTAATTCCCAAAATGAATGTGCAGTCGCAGACAATTCTGAATTCAAAATCTATCgaagaattataaaaaatataaataaaaatcttacacccaaataatttaaatttacattattatgaatattttattcttaataaCAATGTACCAAGTCAAGGGATAAAAGAGGAAACTTCAAAAAAATCTCAGACCTCAAATATCACGGCTTTTTATTAGCTCCAGCTTGGCTGCCTTTTCCACGGCGGCGATTAGGAGGTCGCCACCATTTCCGCCGCGTACCTTCCTCCCTCGAAAATGCATTTTAACGTAGAAATTCAAGAAAAGAAACAGAATCGCTCCATTTAGGACGGAATTGAAGATCCAGGCCCCAATCCCATTGCATCCACCTTTGATTATGTGCATCAGGAGCACCCCAATATGGCAGACCACATTGCAGCTCAGCAACACCATCTGGCAATTCACCACGAATGGGAAACACGCGCTTTGCAGCCCGATTTCCGTCCAGAATCTGTAGCCGTACACGACTGAGTAGACCAGCGTGGTGAGGAGGATAGCGAGTACTTGAAACGATTGCGAGAATTCGAGCCACAGGAAGGACGTGAAAATGAGGATCGAATTGTTGAAAAGTTTGAAGAAGGAAAGCTTCCGGCCGCGGATTATTGTGATGAAAGTCCGTAGCGCGTGGAGGAATCGGGAGAGGTAGAAGATGTACGACCAGAAGAACACGCGCCCGGAGGGCCGAGTCCCCAGGGGGAAGCAGAGGAGCCACTGAAAAGGAGTCGTGCGGTACCGCCGCCACAACCACCGCGTGTCGCGGATTTCAGCGGCGGAGGAGAGGAATATCCCGGAGAATATAGTTGCGGAGATGAGTGTCATGCAGAGAGAGTGCGCGGCGGGGATGGGACCCAGGGGGAGAGGGCGGCGGTGGCGGAAAacgaggaggaggaggaggtggatGAACGAGGAGGCGGCGACGTAAGCAGCGATTGAGGAGAACAAGAACGACCAGGTGGAACCCCATGATTGGGTGTGGCTCCACCGGAATCCAACGATCGACGGGTGATCCGATAGGTAATACCTCAGGCAGTGCAACAACATCATCGGCGCAGACGAAGCGGTGGCGTTGACCAGACGAGATAGGCGTTGGAAACCCCCCACCTGTACTCCCACAATTCTCCGTAACACGCGTGGTTGATT
This Primulina eburnea isolate SZY01 chromosome 2, ASM2296580v1, whole genome shotgun sequence DNA region includes the following protein-coding sequences:
- the LOC140823563 gene encoding calcium uniporter protein 2, mitochondrial-like, coding for MAFKKSLIQRLFNVSRITRLVSANGRIPSPQPAVSAAALNLHGMPNELALDPGDKGLFRRYFYSHSAAASPPKIRFFPTGEKLLEKLRGMDVARERIRLDDLRPPLAEEEEPGEVTVEDARKILLLSQLEMVKSRLRQIENSCVSYSEFLQICVKEASNEEQGIEFSKLLDKSGAVIVLGNTVFLRPQQVMKAIQGLIPLSSLHTALNDPTILEEFQEMEQQKSAIDKKAEALAKRELWCGLGFLVVQTAAFMRLTFWELTWDVMEPICFYVTSMYFMCGYAFYLRTSKEPSFEGFFQSRFNTKQKRLMKLRNFDSERYNELKKACYSDSLAPQERDMSFGSSLLDRPRGT
- the LOC140823565 gene encoding fatty acid elongase 3-like, yielding MMLLHCLRYYLSDHPSIVGFRWSHTQSWGSTWSFLFSSIAAYVAASSFIHLLLLLVFRHRRPLPLGPIPAAHSLCMTLISATIFSGIFLSSAAEIRDTRWLWRRYRTTPFQWLLCFPLGTRPSGRVFFWSYIFYLSRFLHALRTFITIIRGRKLSFFKLFNNSILIFTSFLWLEFSQSFQVLAILLTTLVYSVVYGYRFWTEIGLQSACFPFVVNCQMVLLSCNVVCHIGVLLMHIIKGGCNGIGAWIFNSVLNGAILFLFLNFYVKMHFRGRKVRGGNGGDLLIAAVEKAAKLELIKSRDI